From a single Micromonospora carbonacea genomic region:
- a CDS encoding hemolysin family protein: MPLAGFVLLTAGNAFFVAAEFALVTVDRPEIDRRAAAGDGAARTVRRALHELSFQLSGAQLGITITALLTGYLAEPALARLFAPALHPLGPAADRFTPFLALALATLLSMLFGELVPKNLALARPMPAALATARGMRGFSRAFGWLIRGLNNSANTLVRRLGVEPQEELASARSPEELGLLAAISARAGALPPDTAMLLRRTIRFGDKRAAEAMTPRVDVIALRATASVAELLTLAQHTGRTRFPVFEETLDLVTGVAAVPDALGVPLANRARTTVASVAREPVYVPESLDLDGVLAALKAAGADLAIVVDEYGGTDGVVTVEDLVEELVGEIADEFDPDAVDDVGPVELTVPGGERTVLVDGVLREDELVEQTGFRLPEGPYETLGGFLMARLGHIPVAGETVEEGGYEFTVVEVERHRIEQVRVLRPEEPGDDA; the protein is encoded by the coding sequence TTGCCCCTGGCCGGCTTCGTGCTGCTGACCGCGGGCAACGCGTTCTTCGTAGCGGCCGAGTTCGCCCTGGTCACGGTGGACCGGCCGGAGATCGACCGACGGGCCGCCGCCGGTGACGGCGCGGCCAGGACGGTCCGCCGCGCGCTGCACGAGCTGTCCTTCCAGCTCTCCGGCGCGCAGCTCGGCATCACCATCACCGCCCTGCTCACCGGGTATCTGGCCGAGCCGGCGCTGGCCCGGCTGTTCGCCCCGGCGCTGCACCCGCTGGGGCCGGCGGCCGACCGGTTCACCCCGTTCCTCGCCCTGGCCCTGGCGACCCTGCTGTCCATGCTCTTCGGCGAGCTGGTGCCGAAGAACCTGGCGCTGGCCCGGCCGATGCCCGCCGCGCTGGCCACCGCCCGGGGCATGCGCGGCTTCTCCCGGGCCTTCGGCTGGCTGATCCGGGGGCTGAACAACTCGGCGAACACGCTGGTCCGCCGGCTCGGGGTGGAACCGCAGGAGGAGCTGGCCAGCGCCCGGTCCCCCGAGGAGCTGGGGCTGCTGGCGGCGATCTCGGCCCGCGCCGGTGCGCTCCCGCCGGACACCGCGATGCTGCTGCGGCGCACCATCCGCTTCGGCGACAAGCGGGCGGCCGAGGCGATGACCCCCCGGGTGGACGTGATCGCGCTGCGCGCCACGGCGAGCGTCGCCGAGCTGCTGACCCTCGCCCAGCACACCGGGCGGACCAGGTTCCCCGTCTTCGAGGAGACCCTCGACCTGGTCACCGGCGTCGCGGCGGTGCCGGACGCGCTGGGCGTGCCGCTGGCCAACCGGGCCAGGACGACCGTCGCGTCGGTCGCCCGCGAGCCCGTGTACGTGCCGGAGAGCCTGGACCTCGACGGCGTCCTGGCCGCCCTCAAGGCGGCCGGCGCGGACCTGGCCATCGTCGTCGACGAGTACGGCGGCACCGACGGCGTGGTGACCGTGGAGGACCTGGTGGAGGAGCTGGTCGGGGAGATCGCCGACGAGTTCGACCCGGACGCGGTCGACGATGTCGGGCCGGTCGAGCTGACCGTGCCCGGCGGCGAGCGGACCGTCCTGGTCGACGGGGTGCTCCGCGAGGACGAACTGGTCGAGCAGACCGGCTTCCGGCTGCCCGAGGGCCCCTACGAGACGCTCGGCGGCTTCCTGATGGCTCGGCTCGGGCACATCCCGGTGGCCGGCGAGACGGTCGAGGAAGGCGGGTACGAGTTCACCGTGGTCGAGGTGGAGCGGCACCGGATCGAACAGGTGCGGGTGCTGCGCCCGGAGGAGCCCGGGGACGATGCCTGA
- a CDS encoding (Fe-S)-binding protein: MGSVQIVTTILAAAITAVAVWLAVRAVMKIVAVVRLGQPDPERFGDRGTRTKTMLAETAGHTRMLRWSVVGAAHWFVMVGFIVLSLLVLEAYFEVVSPTGGLPLIGGLAVYGLVTELIAVLGTVGIVVLIAIRVRNRPTRPGGRSRFTGSTMWQGYFVEAVVLAVLIMGFVIRGFKVATDHFEYPLWATPVSHAVGALLPDWSAGVSIAALIKIAISMTWLIVIALNVTMGVAWHRFLAFFNIFFKRDPGRAGSGLGALRPMMSQGKPLDFEEADPEKDQFGVAQVEQFTWKGLLDFSTCTECGRCQSQCPAWNTGKPLSPKLLVLSLRDHAYAKAPYLLAGGGKDLTGEEKATAAQLAHMDVLALAEAEKPLIGGAEDGGVIDPDVLWSCTTCGACVEQCPVDIEHVDHIVDMRRYQVLIESSFPSEAGVMLRNLENKGNPWGAPQNTREDWTKGLGFEVPRVGEVDDFEYLFWVGCAGAFEDRAKKTTRAVATLLNEAGVSFAILGEGETCTGDPARRIGNEFVFQMLAQQNVETLNEAFDGREKSKRKIVATCPHCFNTLGNEYGQLGGEFEVVHHTQLLAHLVSAGRLTPVQPVDGGLTYHDPCYLGRHNRVFAAPREVLGESVAGGITEMPRNSERSFCCGAGGARMWMEEKIGKRINVDRVEEAMSTGARTIAVGCPFCSTMLNDGVNGKGAGEQVEVVDVASVLLRSLKPADAAGEKETATSGS, encoded by the coding sequence ATGGGCAGCGTCCAGATCGTCACCACGATCCTCGCGGCCGCCATCACCGCCGTGGCGGTGTGGCTTGCGGTACGCGCGGTCATGAAGATCGTGGCAGTCGTCCGGCTGGGTCAGCCCGACCCGGAACGGTTCGGCGACCGGGGCACCCGCACGAAGACGATGCTGGCCGAGACCGCCGGTCACACCAGGATGCTGCGCTGGAGCGTGGTCGGCGCGGCGCACTGGTTCGTCATGGTCGGCTTCATCGTGCTGTCGCTGCTGGTCCTGGAGGCGTACTTCGAGGTCGTCTCCCCGACCGGCGGCCTGCCGCTGATCGGCGGCCTGGCGGTCTACGGCCTGGTCACCGAGCTGATCGCGGTGCTCGGCACGGTCGGCATCGTGGTGCTGATCGCGATCCGGGTCCGCAACCGGCCCACCCGGCCGGGCGGCCGGTCCCGGTTCACCGGCTCGACCATGTGGCAGGGCTACTTCGTCGAGGCCGTCGTCCTCGCCGTGCTGATCATGGGCTTCGTGATCCGGGGCTTCAAGGTGGCCACCGACCACTTCGAGTACCCGCTGTGGGCCACCCCGGTCAGCCACGCCGTCGGCGCGCTGCTGCCCGACTGGTCGGCCGGCGTCAGCATCGCCGCCCTCATCAAGATCGCCATCTCGATGACCTGGCTGATCGTCATCGCGCTGAACGTGACCATGGGCGTCGCCTGGCACCGGTTCCTCGCGTTCTTCAACATCTTCTTCAAGCGCGACCCGGGCCGGGCCGGCTCCGGGCTCGGCGCGCTGCGGCCCATGATGAGCCAGGGCAAGCCCCTCGACTTCGAGGAGGCCGACCCGGAGAAGGACCAGTTCGGTGTCGCCCAGGTCGAGCAGTTCACCTGGAAGGGCCTGCTCGACTTCAGCACCTGCACCGAGTGCGGGCGGTGCCAGTCGCAGTGCCCGGCCTGGAACACCGGCAAGCCGCTGTCGCCGAAGCTGCTCGTGCTCAGCCTGCGCGACCACGCGTACGCCAAGGCCCCGTACCTGCTGGCCGGCGGCGGCAAGGACCTCACCGGCGAGGAGAAGGCCACCGCCGCCCAACTCGCCCACATGGACGTGCTGGCGCTCGCCGAGGCCGAGAAGCCGCTGATCGGTGGTGCCGAGGATGGCGGCGTCATCGACCCGGACGTGCTCTGGTCCTGCACCACCTGCGGCGCGTGCGTCGAGCAGTGCCCCGTCGACATCGAGCACGTCGACCACATCGTCGACATGCGCCGCTACCAGGTGCTCATCGAGTCGAGCTTCCCCTCTGAGGCCGGCGTCATGCTGCGCAACCTGGAGAACAAGGGCAACCCCTGGGGCGCACCGCAGAACACCCGCGAGGACTGGACCAAGGGCCTCGGTTTCGAGGTGCCGCGCGTCGGCGAGGTCGACGACTTCGAATACCTCTTCTGGGTCGGCTGCGCCGGCGCGTTCGAGGACCGGGCCAAGAAGACCACCCGGGCGGTCGCCACGCTGCTCAACGAGGCCGGCGTCTCCTTCGCCATCCTCGGCGAGGGCGAGACCTGCACCGGCGACCCGGCCCGCCGGATCGGCAACGAGTTCGTCTTCCAGATGCTCGCCCAGCAGAACGTCGAGACGCTGAACGAGGCGTTCGACGGCCGGGAGAAGAGCAAGCGCAAGATCGTCGCGACCTGCCCGCACTGCTTCAACACCCTCGGCAACGAATACGGGCAGCTCGGCGGCGAGTTCGAGGTGGTCCACCACACGCAGCTCCTGGCCCACCTGGTCAGCGCCGGCAGGCTCACCCCGGTGCAGCCGGTCGACGGCGGCCTCACCTACCACGACCCCTGCTACCTGGGCCGGCACAACCGGGTCTTCGCCGCCCCACGCGAGGTGCTCGGTGAGTCCGTCGCGGGCGGGATCACCGAGATGCCGCGCAACAGCGAGCGCTCCTTCTGCTGCGGCGCCGGCGGCGCCCGGATGTGGATGGAGGAGAAGATCGGCAAGCGGATCAACGTGGACCGGGTCGAGGAGGCCATGTCCACCGGGGCGAGGACCATCGCCGTCGGCTGCCCGTTCTGCTCGACGATGCTCAACGACGGGGTCAACGGCAAGGGGGCCGGCGAGCAGGTCGAGGTGGTCGACGTCGCCAGCGTGCTGCTCCGCTCGCTCAAGCCGGCCGATGCCGCCGGCGAGAAGGAGACCGCCACCTCCGGCAGCTGA
- a CDS encoding cell division protein CrgA has product MPKSQVRKKKVYTPPTDVRPTATAATRKPSPVWLPVTAVALIVSGIAWLVVYYLSEQEYPVMSWGYWNLAVGFGAMVASLVLLSRWR; this is encoded by the coding sequence GTGCCCAAGTCTCAGGTCCGCAAGAAGAAGGTGTACACCCCGCCGACGGACGTGCGTCCGACGGCGACGGCGGCGACGCGCAAGCCTAGCCCGGTCTGGCTGCCGGTGACGGCGGTCGCGCTGATCGTGAGCGGCATCGCCTGGCTGGTGGTCTACTACCTCTCCGAGCAGGAATACCCGGTGATGTCGTGGGGTTACTGGAACCTCGCGGTGGGTTTCGGCGCGATGGTCGCCTCCCTGGTCCTGCTCTCCCGCTGGCGCTGA